The DNA region ACGAGTATTTTGCCGGAGAGGGCGAGCGCGGAGCTGACCTCAGCGATGAGGATGAGGTGTGATGTCAACCACCCCACGGCTAAAGCCGGGGGGCCTCGACGCCGGGCAAGGATTGGTGGTTATCCCCTCTCTTGTCCTTGCCGCTGTTCCCCAAGGAAGGCTGACTCGGCGCCAGGCCGACGAGTCTCACTGGCGGGCGGGGGGGGACAGGCCGCTCAGCTAATCTTCCAGCAGGCCGCGCCGCATCGCGTACTTGACCAGCTCGGCGCGGCTATGGAGATTGAGCTTATCCATAATATGAGTGCGGTGCGTGTCCACCGTCTTGGGGCTGATAACCAGGCGTTCGGCGATCTTCGTATTGGTATACCCCTCAGCCACCAGCTTCAGAATCTCCCGCTCTCGCTCAGTGAGGCTCTCGTAGCTATCCTTCTCCTCACCGGCGCGCACACGCTGCAGATAGTCGCCCACCATGACCGACTGAGCCACTGGCGACAGGTAGACCTGGCCATTCTGGATGACGTGCAGGGCTGAGATCAGATCGGTGTCGGCGGCCTCCTTGAGCATATAGCCGGAGGCGCCCGCCCGCAGCGCCTGAAAGATATATTCATCGTTCTCGTGCATCGTCAGAATGAGGACCTTGGTCTCGGGAACCTGCTTCTTAATCTGCCGTGTGGCCTCAATCCCGCTCATGTCGGGCATGGTGATATCCATGAGCACGATATCGGGCTGGAGGCGAAGCGCTTCTTGGAGAGCCTGGCGGCCATCCTGTGCTTCGCCGACCACCTCCATATCGGGCTGAGCATTGAGCATCATCTTCAAGCCAGCGCGCAGGATGGTATGGTCATCGGCCAGGAGAATACGAATCTTCTGCACGGCTTTCGTCGTCTCCGCTGTACTCGTCGTTGTCGTCATACCTTTACCGGACCTCCGCGCGGTTGCTGCTCCGAAGGTGTCAGCTCAGCATAGGGGACGGACTCGCTATTACTCTGGCGTAGGGGCAAGCGTACCTCGATAGTGGTACCTGCACCGGGACGTGACTTAATGTCCAGAGAGCCATCGAGAAGAACGGCGCGTTCCTGCATTCCGGCCAGGCCCAGACCGCGCTCCTGGCCTGGCGTCTTCATCAAGGCCTCGACATCGAAGCCGCAACCATTATCGCTGATCGTGGCGTGAACGGCACCTTCCTCCTCCCGCAGCACAATAGAGACCCTGGTCGCATTGGCGTGACGAGCAGTGTTGGTCAGGGCCTCCTGCACGATGCGATAGAGCACGGTCTCCATCTCGGCGGGCAGCCGCCCCTTGAAGCCTGTGGCCGAAAACTCTACCTCGATAGAGCACTTCTGTTGATACTCTTTAATATACCAGCGCAACGCCGGCAAGAGACCGAGGTCGTCCAGAGCGCTAGGGCGCAGATCGATGCTCAAGTTACGAATGGCCCGCAGCGTTTGATGGGCCAGATTGCGTGTGTCGGCGATACGCTCGCGGGCCTCGGGGCTGGTCACCGACTTCTCCAGGATGGCCAGGCTAATCAGCAGCGAAGTGAGCATCTGGCTGGTTTCGTCATGCAGCTCGCGGGCGATCCGTTTGCGCTCCTGCTCCTGCGCATTGATGATCTGAGTTGAACGCAGTCGCGAAGCCTCGTCAATGGCCTCCAGCATCACATTGAAGGTAGCAGCGAGCTGATCGGCTTGAGGATCAAGCCCGGTCAGCGGGGCGCGCAGCGAGCGCTCGCCCTTCTGGACGCGGCTCATGACCTTGCCCAGATCCATCAATGGCCGGAAAGCGATCTGCAGCAGTAAGAAATTCAGGGCCACACTCACCAGCCAACCCACCGTAATAAAAATGATCAGCGAGGTAGGCGTTGCCAGTCCCTGCCGGCTATCGTTCAAATGGGAGGCCAGCCAGGTACCGCCGGTGGCACCAACAAAGATAATGACGCTATTGGCGATCAGAACTTTATAGAAGATAGGCAGGCTGAGCAGGGGCCTGAGCAAACTTGGCCAGCTCTGCACCCCGGACCCGGCCAGGATAGTCTTGCGCTCCATAGCTCTTGCACCTCTCTACACTTGGCAAGGAGGAGCCTCCCTCTCCTTTAATTGTAGCGTTGGGGGGCTTGCCTGTCAAACGAGCGCACACAAAACCGCACCTGCCATCCCCGGTTGCCTGTGCTAGCTATACTATTAGCAATTATAAGCTGATACGTTCAGTATAATACTAGTGGTACATCAGTGGAGAGAGAGTAAAAATGATTGAAAGGTCTTCTCTCCTATTTCTCGGCGTTGACAGACCTGGGAGGTCCGTCAACGCTGGGGGAAGGGAGCAATCCTGAGAGAGGCCTGGCAAAGCGCGAGGAGGAAGACAGAATCAGGTATTTACCTGATGTTCTCCTCCGGTTCCCATGCTATAATCTTCCGGGCGGCTGAGAACCTCCACGCTGGCCTTTCTCCTCAAAAGAGGTGTACTACAAGCTAAAACGGGCATGGCCTTCCCTGGAGAACAGAGTGGCCTTCTGGGTGAGAGCGCAGGGGACATGAGCGAGGTGCCGGCAGACAAAATCAGGTAAACACCTGATGCTCTCCTCGGGAGAACTCTGTAATCTAACAATGAGGGGCAGAGAAAGAGCGGGCCGCTTCTCGGGGCGTGCCGAGAGCGGAGGAAGAAGAGGAGGAGCTGCCCCGCCCATCCGTTCGGCCTTACCCATCTGGCGCAGAAGGGGCCTCTTTCCTAGAGGATAAGGGGCAGAGAGAAGGGGGGAGAGCCGAGCGAAGCAGGACCCTGTTGGGAAGGGGTACTCAGGGAGAGAGCCGGTGTGGTATAATCTGCCACGCAGCTGAGCGCCCATCTCCCATCTCGTTGCTGCTAACCAGCCCCAAGCAGGAATTGCTGGACAAAAGCAGGCAAGGAACGAACCTATGAGCGGCAGCTCAGATGGTCGTCACGCTCGCTGAGGGATGACAACAGGAGGAACTGTGTGTGAGTTCACTACCTGAAAAGAAGAGCTTGCTCGACATCATCACGCAGAAGATAGTGACGAGCCAGCTCTGGCGATCGATATTCCGCCACGGCTATCCGGACACCCCACTCAACCAGTCGCTGGTGATGATGGGGAACGTCTTCCTGCATCTGCACCCGGTGAAGGTGAGCCGCCAGGCGATGAAGATCACCTATACCTGGTGTATGGGGGGGATCTCCTTCTTCCTCTTCCTGGTGCTGACCCTGACCGGGGTTTTTCTCATGTTTTATTATGTTCCTGAGACCCACACGGCCTATCAGAACATCAACCAGCTCAGCAGCGCGGTCTCCTTTGGCCATCTGGTGCGCAACATGCACCGCTGGGCGGCCCACCTGATGGTCGTCTCCGTGACCCTGCATATGATCCGCGTCTTCTATCATGGGGCTTACAAGCCGCCGCGCGAGTTCAACTGGGTTGTGGGTGTGGGCCTCTTCTTCTGTACTCTCTTCCTGAGCTTTACAGGCTATTTGCTTCCGTGGGACCAGATTGCTCTGTGGGCGATTACGGTGGGAACCAACCTGGCCCCGTACACTCCGATTCTCGGTCAGCCGGTCTACCAGGTGCTGGTGGGTGGTCCTGCGGTTGGTCAGGCGACCCTGATTCGCTTCTATGTAGGACACGTGATCTTGCTGCCGCTGGCCACGGCTATTCTGCTGGCTGTGCACTTCTGGCGCATCCGTAAGGATGGAGGAGCGGCTGGGCCACCGCCGCCGTCGCGGCGCGAGCTGGAAGCCCGTCTGGCAGAAGCTGAGCAGGGGCTGGCGCCAACGGCTGCGCGCTAGCCCTAGCGCTAGGCTAGCTATTGCTTGCCTGCCTGCTTCCTTGCTTACTGTTCAGCAGGCGAGGCGAGAGGTACTCTGATCTGAGCGGGAGGCCCCTGGCTGAGGAAAGTAGCTATGAAGCCTTGAGGAGGCTCTCCTTCGCCGGCGCGGCTCTTCCTTCCTTCCAGGATGGGTAAGGCCTGCCCCGCTCGCTCAAGGATTAAAAGCGGGACTAAGAAAGAGAAGCCGTTGCTGTCTCTGGCTGCTCACCAGGCCAGCCAGTCTGGCCTGGCCTGTCAAGAAAAGCTGGCTCAGGGATTAGAACGAAGATGAGAGGATAGGCCAATGGCAATCGAACAGGAGCCAAAGGTACAGACGCAAGCAGCGGCAACCCAGCGACGCTATCGCACGCTGGCGGTAGTGAGGCAGGAGGCCATCACGCGCGTTGAGAAACCGCTGGAGGACTCGGTTTTTGTCTGGCCTCATCTGCTGGTGCGAGAGTTCTTTGCCTCCACCATCGTGATGGTCATGCTGACCCTGCTCTCGGTGGCAATCGACGCGCCGCTGCGGGAGCCGGCGAACCCCAACGTCACGCCGAACCCGGCCAAGGCTCCCTGGTACTTCCTGGGCTTGCAGGAGCTGCTGCACTACTTCCCACCAACGACTGCCGGTGTGCTCATTCCGGGGCTGGTGCTGGTCGGCCTGGCCTGCCTGCCCTACGTGGATCGCAATCCCAGCCGTGCCTACGCAGACCGTAAGATCGCCATTGTGACCTTCACAATGTTTGTGGTCTTCTGGGCCTGCGTGACCCTGGCCGGGAGTTTCTTCCGTGGCCCCGGCTGGGTGTGGTACTGGCCCTGGCAGGGTCTTTTCTTCGACCTGTAAGGGAACTCTGGGAAAACGGAAGGAAAGGATCTGTTCTCTATGAGTATGGATTTCCCGCCGCGGGATGTAGATAGGCCACCCTTGACACCGCAGCAGTACGAGGTGCTCCACGGCGGCGGCGCAGAGGCTGCCGAGCTTGCCCGGCAACGCCTTTCGCGCCGGCGCTTTCTGCGCCGTGCCACGCTGGCTGTCTGGGGCCTCTCGGCGACGACTGCGGTGGCCGGGGCGTTGAATATGCTCTATCCGAATCTGGCTGGTCAGTTCGGCTCGGCCCTCAATGTGGGCAATAAGAGCGATTTCCCTGCTGCCAAGCCATCTGAGGCCAAGCTGGATCAGTCTGGGGTCTTTTATCGCCAGGAGGCCAAGACCTATGTGGTCCATCTTGCCAAGGATACGCCTTTATTGCTCTCCGGCCAGTCTCTGAGCGATCAGCTGGATTCAGAGTGGATTGTCAAGGATAGCGATGGCTCGTACTGGGTGGCGCTCTATCAGCGTTGCGTCCATCTGGGCTGCACGGTGCCATTCCGCGATGACTGTGTGAGCTTTAAGTGCCCGTGCCACGGCTCGCATTATAATGTCGATGGCGAGTTCCTCGATGGCCCGGCGCCCCGCAGCCTGGATCGCTTCCGCATTCTCTTCCAGGGTGAGAGCGTGATCGTGGACACGTCTCAGTTGAACAATAAGGTTCAGCACCCCGATGCGTCCACCCGCCTGATCCCCGAGCCGACGATTGCCTGCGCCTGATGGTCGCTTTCTCTTCTCCGCCCCCTGGACGGGTAGGGTGGGCTGGCCAGGAAGTGCCCGAGAGGACCAGGCCCCTAGAGAGGCAGTGGCGGTAGCTTCGACCCGACCCGGCTGGCTCTTCCCGCCAGTACGGTCTCTGTCTGACCTGGCTCTCCGCTGGCCTCTGACATCTGGAGGCTGCCTGCTCCCCGTGCAGGTTCCTGGCTGGAGGTAAGAGAAGGGACACAGGGAAAACTCTTGGAAAGGTAGCGCGTATGATCAATCCTGTCCAGGCAGCTATAGGCATTGTCGTGCTGCTGGTGGCCGTTGGCGGCCTGCTCTATCTCTTTTACTCGCGTACAAATGCGGTTCAGAAGAGCGGCTACGGGGCGCTGATCATGCTCTCCCTGATCACGCTGATGATCCCTGTCTTCTGGATCATG from Thermogemmatispora onikobensis includes:
- a CDS encoding response regulator — translated: MTTTTSTAETTKAVQKIRILLADDHTILRAGLKMMLNAQPDMEVVGEAQDGRQALQEALRLQPDIVLMDITMPDMSGIEATRQIKKQVPETKVLILTMHENDEYIFQALRAGASGYMLKEAADTDLISALHVIQNGQVYLSPVAQSVMVGDYLQRVRAGEEKDSYESLTEREREILKLVAEGYTNTKIAERLVISPKTVDTHRTHIMDKLNLHSRAELVKYAMRRGLLED
- a CDS encoding HAMP domain-containing sensor histidine kinase; protein product: MERKTILAGSGVQSWPSLLRPLLSLPIFYKVLIANSVIIFVGATGGTWLASHLNDSRQGLATPTSLIIFITVGWLVSVALNFLLLQIAFRPLMDLGKVMSRVQKGERSLRAPLTGLDPQADQLAATFNVMLEAIDEASRLRSTQIINAQEQERKRIARELHDETSQMLTSLLISLAILEKSVTSPEARERIADTRNLAHQTLRAIRNLSIDLRPSALDDLGLLPALRWYIKEYQQKCSIEVEFSATGFKGRLPAEMETVLYRIVQEALTNTARHANATRVSIVLREEEGAVHATISDNGCGFDVEALMKTPGQERGLGLAGMQERAVLLDGSLDIKSRPGAGTTIEVRLPLRQSNSESVPYAELTPSEQQPRGGPVKV
- the extP gene encoding selenite/tellurite reduction operon b-type cytochrome ExtP — encoded protein: MSSLPEKKSLLDIITQKIVTSQLWRSIFRHGYPDTPLNQSLVMMGNVFLHLHPVKVSRQAMKITYTWCMGGISFFLFLVLTLTGVFLMFYYVPETHTAYQNINQLSSAVSFGHLVRNMHRWAAHLMVVSVTLHMIRVFYHGAYKPPREFNWVVGVGLFFCTLFLSFTGYLLPWDQIALWAITVGTNLAPYTPILGQPVYQVLVGGPAVGQATLIRFYVGHVILLPLATAILLAVHFWRIRKDGGAAGPPPPSRRELEARLAEAEQGLAPTAAR
- a CDS encoding ubiquinol-cytochrome c reductase iron-sulfur subunit translates to MSMDFPPRDVDRPPLTPQQYEVLHGGGAEAAELARQRLSRRRFLRRATLAVWGLSATTAVAGALNMLYPNLAGQFGSALNVGNKSDFPAAKPSEAKLDQSGVFYRQEAKTYVVHLAKDTPLLLSGQSLSDQLDSEWIVKDSDGSYWVALYQRCVHLGCTVPFRDDCVSFKCPCHGSHYNVDGEFLDGPAPRSLDRFRILFQGESVIVDTSQLNNKVQHPDASTRLIPEPTIACA